A part of Rhodamnia argentea isolate NSW1041297 chromosome 8, ASM2092103v1, whole genome shotgun sequence genomic DNA contains:
- the LOC115727678 gene encoding UPF0481 protein At3g47200-like: MSPEPRPLDRNQTEWTIYVNESLKRMPVDERQIWEKRCVYRVPACVTELNHKAYQPQAISFGPYHHGEDRLRPMEEHKHRALLHFLKRSRKCLEPFLESMREVAQDLEESYEALDPKWKEGGSEGAGRFLELMITDGCFMLEILRTATQVVDDYAPNDPIFSNHGKLYIMPYIRRDMLMLENQLPMLVLDRLVTVESNGKKDNEFVNKLILKFCSLGTRVTKMGKCLHVLDVFRKSMLTDPKKKVHHEMVKMGHDGSEEIIRSATELDEAGIRFKKSKTDSLKDISFSKGVLRLPVIVVDDTTESMFLNLIAFERFHVGAGNEVTSYIFFMDNIIDNERDVALLHARGIIQNAVGSDKAVAKLFNSLSKDVTLEPDSTLDAVHKKVSRYCKKPWNVWRANLIHTYFRNPWAILSLVAAVFLFALTIIQTVYSVLSYNG; the protein is encoded by the exons ATGTCGCCTGAACCGCGACCGCTGGACCGGAACCAGACCGAATGGACCATCTACGTTAACGAGAGCCTCAAGCGCATGCCCGTCGACGAGCGACAGATATGGGAGAAGCGGTGCGTCTACAGGGTCCCCGCCTGCGTCACCGAGCTCAACCACAAAGCCTACCAGCCGCAGGCCATCTCCTTCGGGCCCTACCACCACGGTGAGGACCGCCTCCGCCCCATGGAGGAGCACAAGCACCGCGCGCTCCTCCACTTCCTCAAGCGGTCCAGGAAGTGCCTCGAGCCCTTCCTCGAGTCCATGAGGGAGGTGGCGCAGGACCTCGAGGAGAGCTACGAGGCGTTGGACCCAAAGTGGAAGGAGGGTGGCAGCGAGGGCGCGGGTCGGTTCCTGGAGCTGATGATCACCGACGGCTGCTTCATGCTCGAGATCCTGAGGACCGCGACGCAGGTGGTGGACGACTACGCGCCCAACGACCCCATCTTCAGCAACCACGGGAAGCTCTACATAATGCCGTACATACGACGGGATATGCTGATGCTGGAGAATCAGCTTCCGATGCTAGTGCTGGATCGGCTGGTCACTGTTGAGAGCAACGGCAAGAAG GACAATGAATTCGTCAACAAGCTCATCCTCAAGTTCTGCTCCCTCGGCACGCGCGTCACAAAGATGGGCAAATGCCTGCACGTCCTGGACGTCTTCAGGAAGAGCATGCTGACGGACCCCAAGAAGAAGGTCCACCACGAGATGGTCAAGATGGGGCACGATGGCAGTGAGGAGATCATCCGGTCGGCCACCGAGCTCGACGAGGCCGGGATTCGGTTCAAGAAGAGCAAGACCGACAGCCTCAAGGACATCTCCTTCTCCAAAGGGGTCCTGAGGCTCCCCGTGATTGTGGTGGACGACACCACTGAGTCCATGTTCCTCAACCTCATAGCGTTCGAGCGCTTCCACGTCGGGGCCGGGAACGAGGTCACGTCCTACATCTTCTTCATGGACAATATCATCGATAATGAGCGGGACGTCGCGCTGCTCCACGCCCGGGGCATCATCCAGAATGCCGTCGGGAGCGACAAGGCGGTTGCCAAGCTGTTCAACTCGCTGTCCAAGGACGTGACCCTCGAGCCCGACAGCACCCTCGATGCCGTGCACAAGAAGGTCAGCAGGTACTGCAAGAAGCCCTGGAACGTGTGGAGGGCTAACCTCATCCACACCTACTTCAGGAATCCATGGGCTATACTGTCTCTCGTCGCCGCCGTCTTCCTCTTCGCGCTCACCATAATTCAGACGGTGTATTCCGTGCTCAGCTACAATGGTTGA